A genome region from Desulfurobacterium indicum includes the following:
- a CDS encoding FmdB family zinc ribbon protein, translated as MPVYEFKCEDCGKEFEKFVISASKVSEVKCPYCGSQNVKKKISACGISGSSSSSSSTGATCSPFG; from the coding sequence ATGCCAGTCTACGAGTTTAAATGCGAAGATTGCGGAAAAGAGTTTGAAAAGTTTGTTATTTCAGCTTCAAAGGTAAGCGAGGTAAAGTGTCCATACTGCGGTTCTCAAAACGTTAAGAAAAAGATTTCTGCATGCGGCATAAGCGGAAGTAGCTCAAGTTCAAGTTCCACAGGTGCAACCTGTTCACCGTTTGGCTGA